Proteins encoded by one window of Sphingosinicella sp. BN140058:
- a CDS encoding glycosyltransferase, with protein sequence MIFASVGSMMPFDRMTRAIDEWAAAHPSVPVFLQIGDGAYEPKACEWKRMVSHGEYQRHLNACSLFVAHVGMGSILQALEIGKPTLLMPRRASLREHTTDHQLDTAGKFRNRPGLLIVEEADDLKAAMTRLIEQPMEGPQGIAPHAPAETIANIRSHLARFA encoded by the coding sequence ATGATATTCGCGTCCGTCGGATCGATGATGCCGTTCGATCGCATGACCCGCGCGATCGACGAATGGGCGGCAGCACACCCCAGCGTTCCCGTATTCCTCCAGATCGGTGACGGCGCGTACGAGCCGAAAGCGTGCGAGTGGAAGCGGATGGTGTCGCACGGCGAGTATCAGCGCCATCTCAATGCCTGCAGCCTGTTCGTCGCCCATGTCGGCATGGGCTCGATCCTGCAGGCGCTGGAGATCGGGAAGCCCACTCTGCTGATGCCGCGGCGTGCGTCGCTGCGCGAGCATACGACCGACCACCAGCTCGACACCGCCGGCAAGTTCCGCAATCGTCCCGGCCTGCTGATCGTCGAAGAGGCCGATGATCTGAAAGCTGCAATGACGCGTCTGATCGAACAGCCGATGGAGGGACCGCAAGGCATAGCGCCGCATGCTCCGGCCGAGACGATCGCGAATATTCGATCGCATCTGGCCCGGTTCGCCTGA